The following proteins come from a genomic window of Micromonospora echinofusca:
- a CDS encoding DUF4247 domain-containing protein, with protein sequence MTYRRWFVVGVAFAVIGALVAAFAIFYGSFSPRGYVEDKYKRAASHDIGRNAVAYTSPRSPSQVAKEVTDAWQPADQYVDGSGVYLRYDDDSVVILPIAAGSVILLERMSTAYPRYHSTVGSHWGWGRGSTVRGGGPGSGK encoded by the coding sequence ATGACGTACCGACGCTGGTTCGTGGTGGGGGTGGCGTTCGCCGTCATCGGCGCCCTGGTCGCCGCCTTCGCCATCTTCTACGGCAGCTTCTCCCCGCGCGGTTACGTGGAGGACAAGTACAAGCGGGCGGCGAGCCACGACATCGGCCGCAACGCCGTCGCCTACACCTCGCCCCGCTCGCCGAGTCAGGTGGCGAAGGAGGTCACCGACGCGTGGCAGCCGGCCGACCAGTACGTCGACGGCAGCGGCGTGTACCTGCGCTACGACGACGACTCGGTGGTGATCCTGCCGATCGCCGCCGGCTCGGTGATCCTGCTGGAGCGCATGAGCACCGCCTATCCCCGCTACCACTCCACGGTCGGCTCCCACTGGGGCTGGGGCCGTGGCAGCACCGTCCGGGGCGGCGGCCCCGGCAGCGGCAAGTGA
- a CDS encoding SDR family NAD(P)-dependent oxidoreductase, whose product MTLDEPTSERRALITGATAGIGAAFARRLAADGWHLVLVARDATRLTATADELTGRHGREVETIPADLSTDDGCAMVERRLAEGTPIGLLVNNAGISLNTPFLRSSAEDEARLLRLNVHAVMRLTLAALRPMTERRSGAVINVSSVAAFGAVMPGSTYSASKAWVTNFSESVGQSARPFGVRVMALCPGYTRTEFHERAGINMSKTPEWMWLRADDVVDEALRDLRKGKLVSVPAWKYKLAVAGLRHAPRRLLEAVSRDTRGRIGRDDG is encoded by the coding sequence GTGACGCTCGACGAGCCGACCAGCGAGCGGCGGGCCCTGATCACCGGAGCGACCGCCGGCATCGGTGCCGCCTTCGCCCGCCGGTTGGCCGCCGACGGCTGGCACCTGGTGCTGGTGGCCCGCGACGCGACCCGGCTGACCGCGACGGCGGACGAGCTGACCGGGCGCCACGGCCGGGAGGTCGAGACGATCCCCGCCGACCTGTCCACGGACGACGGTTGCGCGATGGTGGAGCGGCGGCTGGCCGAGGGCACGCCGATCGGGCTGCTGGTGAACAACGCCGGGATCAGCCTGAACACCCCGTTCCTGCGGTCCTCCGCCGAGGACGAGGCGCGGCTGCTGCGCCTCAACGTGCACGCCGTGATGCGGCTGACCCTCGCGGCCCTGCGCCCGATGACCGAGCGGCGCTCCGGGGCAGTGATAAATGTCTCTTCGGTCGCGGCCTTCGGCGCGGTCATGCCGGGTTCGACATACTCCGCCAGCAAGGCGTGGGTTACCAACTTCAGCGAGTCCGTCGGCCAGTCCGCCCGGCCCTTCGGCGTACGCGTGATGGCGCTCTGCCCCGGCTACACGCGTACGGAGTTCCACGAGCGCGCCGGCATCAACATGTCGAAGACGCCGGAGTGGATGTGGCTGCGGGCCGACGACGTGGTCGACGAAGCCTTGCGTGACCTGCGGAAAGGCAAGCTGGTCAGCGTTCCGGCGTGGAAGTACAAGCTCGCCGTGGCGGGGCTGCGGCACGCGCCCAGGCGACTGCTGGAGGCGGTGTCCCGCGACACCCGGGGGCGGATCGGCCGCGACGACGGCTGA
- a CDS encoding DedA family protein, with the protein MPTPTTTLALGPSWLDPEVLISTFGLIGILVIVFAESGLLIGFFLPGDSLLFTAGLLTADGKYITYPLWLVCLLITIAAIAGDQVGYAFGRKVGPALFRRPNSKLFKQENVLKAHEFFEKYGARSIVLARFVPIVRTFTPIVAGVSRMNYRTFVIYNVIGGVLWGTGVTVLGYFLGQIPFVKANIEAILIAIVLISVVPIAVELLRARMAAKRGTTPQEVAAAEEAIRETREHYGKH; encoded by the coding sequence GTGCCGACGCCCACCACCACCCTGGCCCTGGGGCCGAGTTGGCTCGATCCAGAGGTGTTGATCTCGACGTTCGGGCTGATCGGCATCCTGGTGATCGTCTTCGCCGAGTCCGGCCTGCTGATCGGGTTCTTCCTGCCGGGCGACTCGCTGCTGTTCACGGCGGGGCTGCTCACCGCGGACGGGAAGTACATCACCTACCCGCTGTGGCTGGTCTGCCTGCTCATCACCATCGCGGCGATCGCCGGCGACCAGGTCGGGTACGCGTTCGGCCGCAAGGTCGGTCCGGCGCTGTTCCGCCGGCCGAACTCGAAGCTTTTCAAGCAGGAGAACGTGCTCAAGGCGCACGAATTCTTCGAGAAGTACGGCGCGCGCTCCATCGTGCTGGCCCGCTTCGTGCCGATCGTGCGGACATTCACGCCGATCGTGGCCGGGGTCAGCCGGATGAACTACCGCACGTTCGTGATCTACAACGTGATCGGCGGCGTGCTCTGGGGCACGGGCGTGACGGTGCTCGGCTACTTCCTGGGCCAGATCCCGTTCGTCAAGGCGAACATCGAGGCGATCCTGATCGCCATCGTTTTGATCTCGGTGGTCCCGATCGCCGTCGAACTGCTCCGCGCACGGATGGCCGCCAAGCGGGGCACCACCCCGCAGGAGGTGGCCGCCGCCGAGGAGGCGATCCGGGAGACCCGCGAGCACTACGGCAAACACTGA
- a CDS encoding DUF4178 domain-containing protein has translation MSGTIAYVLAAMGCLVGVAGLVVAVVAWNRTRSRPQQRAKGPGDPLRDRDADALRGDPRRLKPGDIVEIRGVSYAVRGSIRLVEGGWSWAEHLLDDAAGVRRWLSVEEDPELELVLWGAEQGATVTPGAPTIDFAGRRYNWNESGQARFTAVGNTGLDPTGTMRYHDYQAPGGARLSFEAYGEAGWEVALGELLHRGDVMIYPQSEVG, from the coding sequence ATGAGCGGGACGATCGCATACGTGCTGGCGGCGATGGGCTGTCTGGTCGGGGTCGCGGGTCTGGTGGTGGCCGTGGTGGCCTGGAACCGGACGCGGTCCCGCCCGCAACAACGGGCCAAGGGGCCGGGCGACCCGCTGCGGGACCGCGACGCCGACGCGCTGCGCGGCGACCCGCGTCGCCTGAAGCCCGGCGACATCGTCGAGATCCGGGGCGTGTCGTACGCGGTGCGCGGCTCGATCCGCCTCGTCGAGGGCGGCTGGAGCTGGGCGGAACACCTGCTCGACGACGCCGCCGGCGTGCGCCGCTGGCTCTCCGTGGAGGAGGACCCGGAGCTGGAGCTGGTGCTCTGGGGGGCCGAGCAGGGCGCCACCGTCACCCCGGGCGCGCCGACGATCGACTTCGCCGGCCGCCGCTACAACTGGAACGAGTCCGGCCAGGCGCGCTTCACCGCCGTCGGCAACACCGGCCTCGACCCGACCGGCACCATGCGGTACCACGACTACCAGGCGCCCGGCGGGGCCCGGCTCTCCTTCGAGGCGTACGGCGAGGCGGGCTGGGAGGTGGCGCTCGGTGAGCTGCTGCACCGCGGCGACGTGATGATCTATCCGCAGTCCGAGGTGGGCTGA
- a CDS encoding polynucleotide kinase-phosphatase, which yields MSTLDIPELALVALVGVSGSGKSTFAHRHFAPSQVLSSDTFRAMVADDENDQSASADAFDALHHVAATRLRRGRLTVVDATNLQPHARAALVRVAREHDVLPVAVVLDVPEALAWERTEGRADRTFGRQVLARMQRDLRRSYGQLAREGFRKVHVLRGVEEIDAAEIRYEKLFNDRRELTGPFDIVGDVHGCRAELEALLVRLGWELRRDERGRPVDATHPSGRTAVFVGDLVDRGPDSPGVLRLVMGMVAAGHAICVPGNHEQKLLRRLRGREVRLTHGLAETMEQLAAEPDAFVAEVASFIDGLVSHFVLDGGRLVVAHAGLKEAYQGRASGRVRSFALYGETTGETDEYGLPVRYPWAREYRGSAMVVYGHTPAAVPEWVNNTICVDTGCVFGGRLTALRYPEKELVSVPAEREWYAPVRPLSAAPARPDQVLELTDVTGRRHIEHAYGSLTVPAENAAAALEVMSRFAVDPRWLAWLPPTMAPCSTATAGGFLEHPAQAFADYRAAGVDRVVCEEKHMGSRAVVLVCREPDGGPFGPGGGVVHTRTGRPFFGAPLDAELLDRVRAAVGGVGLWDELGTDWLLLDCELLPWSAKAGGLIREQYAGVGAAGRAALPAALEALEAAAGRGLPVAGLRDRMARRRDEILAYSDAYRAYVGPTDGLRGVTLAPFAVLAGAKASYADRDHGWHLGLADRLCAADPEFFTPTRRQVVDLADPAAEAAATEWWLALTAAGGEGMVVKPYAGPAARTERGSLLQPGIKCRGREYLRIIYGPGYDEPEQLAALRRRSLGRKRGMALREHGLGLAALDALVAGAPLWRRHELVFAILACESEPVDPRL from the coding sequence GTGAGCACCCTCGACATCCCCGAGCTGGCCCTGGTCGCACTCGTCGGCGTCTCCGGCTCCGGCAAGTCCACCTTCGCGCACCGGCACTTCGCGCCCAGCCAGGTGCTCTCCTCGGACACGTTCCGGGCGATGGTGGCCGACGACGAGAACGACCAGTCCGCCTCCGCCGACGCCTTCGACGCGCTGCACCACGTCGCCGCCACGCGGCTGCGCCGGGGCCGGCTCACCGTCGTCGACGCGACCAACCTCCAGCCGCACGCCCGGGCCGCCCTGGTGCGCGTGGCCCGCGAGCACGACGTGCTGCCGGTGGCCGTCGTGCTGGACGTGCCGGAGGCGCTGGCCTGGGAACGCACCGAGGGCCGCGCCGACCGCACCTTCGGCCGGCAGGTGCTCGCCCGGATGCAGCGCGACCTGCGCCGCTCGTACGGGCAGCTGGCCCGGGAGGGCTTCCGGAAGGTGCACGTGCTGCGTGGCGTCGAGGAGATCGACGCCGCCGAGATCCGCTACGAGAAGCTGTTCAACGACCGGCGCGAGCTGACCGGGCCGTTCGACATCGTCGGCGACGTGCACGGCTGCCGCGCCGAGCTGGAGGCGCTGCTCGTCCGGCTCGGCTGGGAGCTGCGCCGCGACGAGCGGGGCCGGCCGGTGGACGCGACGCACCCGTCGGGGCGTACCGCCGTCTTCGTCGGTGACCTGGTGGACCGCGGCCCGGACTCCCCCGGCGTGCTCCGCCTGGTGATGGGCATGGTCGCCGCCGGGCACGCGATCTGCGTGCCCGGCAACCACGAGCAGAAGCTGCTGCGCCGGCTGCGCGGCCGCGAGGTGCGGCTCACCCACGGGCTGGCCGAGACGATGGAGCAGCTGGCGGCGGAACCGGACGCCTTCGTGGCCGAGGTGGCGAGCTTCATCGACGGCCTGGTCAGCCACTTCGTGCTCGACGGCGGCCGGCTGGTGGTCGCGCACGCCGGGCTGAAGGAGGCCTACCAGGGCCGCGCGTCCGGCCGGGTGCGCTCGTTCGCGCTCTACGGCGAGACCACCGGCGAGACCGACGAGTACGGGCTGCCGGTGCGCTACCCGTGGGCGCGGGAATACCGAGGCTCGGCGATGGTGGTCTACGGGCACACGCCGGCCGCCGTGCCGGAGTGGGTGAACAACACGATCTGCGTCGACACCGGCTGCGTCTTCGGCGGCCGGCTCACCGCGCTGCGCTACCCGGAGAAGGAGCTGGTCTCGGTGCCGGCGGAGCGGGAGTGGTACGCCCCGGTCCGCCCGCTGTCCGCCGCTCCGGCCCGGCCGGACCAGGTGCTGGAGCTGACCGACGTGACCGGCCGGCGGCACATCGAGCACGCGTACGGGTCGCTGACGGTGCCGGCGGAGAACGCCGCCGCCGCGCTGGAGGTGATGAGCCGCTTCGCGGTCGACCCGCGCTGGCTGGCGTGGCTGCCGCCGACGATGGCGCCCTGCTCGACGGCCACGGCGGGCGGCTTCCTGGAGCACCCGGCGCAGGCGTTCGCCGACTACCGCGCGGCGGGCGTGGACCGGGTGGTCTGCGAGGAGAAGCACATGGGCTCGCGGGCGGTGGTGCTCGTCTGCCGGGAGCCCGACGGCGGGCCCTTCGGGCCGGGCGGCGGGGTGGTGCACACCCGAACCGGCCGCCCGTTCTTCGGGGCGCCGCTCGACGCGGAACTGCTCGACCGGGTGCGCGCGGCGGTCGGCGGGGTGGGGCTCTGGGACGAGCTGGGGACCGACTGGCTGCTGCTCGACTGCGAGCTGCTGCCCTGGTCGGCGAAGGCGGGTGGCCTGATCCGCGAGCAGTACGCCGGGGTCGGCGCCGCCGGCCGGGCCGCGCTCCCGGCGGCGTTGGAGGCGCTGGAGGCGGCGGCCGGCCGGGGCCTGCCCGTGGCCGGGCTGCGCGACCGGATGGCCCGCCGCCGCGACGAGATCCTGGCCTACTCGGACGCCTACCGGGCGTACGTGGGGCCGACCGACGGGCTGCGCGGGGTGACCCTGGCTCCGTTCGCGGTGCTGGCCGGCGCGAAGGCCAGCTACGCCGACCGGGACCACGGCTGGCACCTGGGGCTGGCAGACCGGCTCTGCGCCGCCGACCCGGAGTTCTTCACCCCGACGCGCCGCCAGGTCGTCGACCTGGCCGACCCGGCCGCCGAGGCGGCGGCCACCGAGTGGTGGCTGGCGCTGACGGCGGCCGGCGGCGAGGGCATGGTGGTGAAGCCGTACGCCGGGCCGGCGGCCCGCACCGAGCGGGGTTCGCTGCTCCAGCCGGGCATCAAGTGCCGGGGCAGGGAGTACCTGCGGATCATCTACGGTCCGGGCTACGACGAGCCGGAGCAGCTCGCCGCGCTGCGCCGCCGGTCGCTGGGGCGCAAGCGGGGGATGGCGCTGCGCGAGCACGGGCTGGGGCTCGCGGCGCTGGACGCGCTGGTCGCCGGTGCTCCGCTGTGGCGCCGCCATGAGCTGGTCTTCGCGATCCTGGCCTGCGAGTCCGAGCCGGTCGACCCCCGGCTGTGA
- a CDS encoding ArsR/SmtB family transcription factor — protein sequence MEFVGTALAEMTMPQISPLAGEPIERADAERLAGVLKALADPARLRLLSLIQSAPEGEACVCDLTAPLGLSQPTVSHHLRILTEAGLLEREKRGVWAYYRLVPTAIATIADLLTPPRKRATKKAR from the coding sequence ATGGAATTCGTGGGAACTGCGTTGGCTGAAATGACTATGCCTCAGATCTCGCCGCTTGCCGGCGAGCCGATCGAACGTGCCGATGCCGAGCGTCTCGCGGGGGTCCTCAAGGCCCTCGCCGACCCCGCTCGACTGCGGCTGCTCAGCCTGATCCAGTCGGCGCCCGAGGGCGAGGCGTGCGTGTGCGACCTGACCGCACCCCTCGGCCTCTCGCAGCCGACGGTCAGTCACCACCTGCGCATCCTCACCGAGGCCGGCTTGCTGGAGCGGGAGAAGCGTGGTGTCTGGGCCTACTACCGGCTGGTGCCGACGGCGATCGCCACGATCGCCGATCTGCTGACGCCGCCGCGCAAGCGCGCCACCAAGAAGGCGCGCTGA
- a CDS encoding DUF2617 family protein, whose amino-acid sequence MLVTLDAPYVDTSAADLSLALDDVERPALHVLDLDLPDGVRLRLRLLGASHQVVLHAPGATLTETVACLPGRPPELPGAVRDETSGYHFTATVLRPAGAGLSEQVAALRADLADDPYALVGVFPGDADAVTALAVRPDPPAGTLAWRTWHAYPQTNELVLTETVVALR is encoded by the coding sequence ATGCTCGTCACCCTCGACGCCCCGTACGTCGACACCAGCGCCGCCGACCTCAGCCTCGCGCTGGACGACGTCGAGCGGCCCGCGCTGCACGTGCTCGACCTCGACCTGCCCGACGGCGTCCGGCTGCGGCTGCGGCTGCTCGGCGCCTCGCACCAGGTGGTCCTGCACGCGCCCGGCGCCACGCTGACCGAGACGGTCGCCTGCCTGCCCGGCCGCCCGCCCGAGCTGCCCGGTGCGGTGCGGGACGAGACGAGCGGCTACCACTTCACGGCGACCGTGCTGCGACCCGCCGGAGCGGGGCTGAGTGAGCAGGTGGCCGCCCTGCGCGCCGACCTGGCCGACGACCCGTACGCCCTGGTGGGCGTGTTTCCCGGCGACGCCGACGCGGTGACCGCGCTGGCGGTCCGCCCCGACCCGCCGGCCGGCACCCTCGCCTGGCGCACCTGGCACGCGTATCCCCAGACCAACGAGCTGGTCCTGACCGAGACGGTGGTGGCACTGCGATGA
- a CDS encoding polyamine aminopropyltransferase, giving the protein MTVEAPAPPARWRLSRAAVLVAVFVCAACGLVYELALVALGSYLIGDTVGQASIVLGVMVFAMGVGALAAKPLQPRAAAAFAAIELALALLGGLSVLGLYAAFAWLDLYGPALIGTAFVLGLLIGAEIPLLMVLLQRIREQAAGSAVADLFAADYVGALLGGLAFPFLLLPVFGQLKGALVVGAVNAVAGLALVCTVFRRELSRRARVALGAGSVVVFLSLGYAWVTAHDFELTARQQLYRDPVVHAERSRYQEIVLTRSVAETGHAGTDLRLFLNGDLQFSSVDEYRYHEALVHPVLNGPRGEVLVLGAGDGLAVRELLRYPDVRRVTVVDLDPAVVALARSEPQLRRLNAGALDDPRVRVVHADAFAWLRTAADRFDAVVADLPDPDETATAKLYTVEFYALVRAVLAEGGRLVVQSGSPYFAPRSYWSIEASLREAGFATTPYHVDVPSFGDWGFLLAAPGPTAPALALPPAAPALRFLDAATLSAAANFPADRRRVDVPASTLLQPRVLEYARAEWRGY; this is encoded by the coding sequence GTGACCGTCGAGGCGCCGGCACCGCCCGCCCGGTGGCGGCTGTCCCGGGCGGCGGTGCTCGTCGCCGTCTTCGTCTGCGCCGCCTGCGGCCTGGTCTACGAGCTGGCCCTGGTGGCCCTCGGCAGCTACCTGATCGGGGACACGGTCGGGCAGGCGTCGATCGTGCTCGGCGTGATGGTGTTCGCGATGGGCGTCGGCGCGCTGGCCGCGAAGCCGTTGCAGCCCCGGGCCGCCGCCGCGTTCGCCGCGATCGAGCTGGCCCTGGCCCTGCTCGGTGGCCTCTCCGTGCTCGGCCTCTACGCGGCCTTCGCGTGGCTGGACCTGTACGGCCCCGCGCTGATCGGCACCGCGTTCGTGCTCGGCCTGCTGATCGGCGCGGAGATCCCGCTGCTCATGGTGCTGCTGCAACGCATCCGGGAGCAGGCCGCCGGCAGCGCGGTGGCCGACCTGTTCGCGGCCGACTACGTCGGCGCGCTGCTCGGCGGGCTGGCCTTCCCGTTCCTGCTGCTGCCGGTCTTCGGCCAGCTCAAGGGGGCGCTGGTGGTCGGCGCGGTGAACGCCGTCGCCGGGCTCGCGCTGGTCTGCACGGTGTTCCGGCGGGAGCTGAGCCGCCGGGCGCGCGTCGCGCTCGGCGCCGGCAGCGTCGTGGTCTTCCTCAGCCTCGGGTACGCGTGGGTGACCGCGCACGACTTCGAGCTGACCGCCCGCCAGCAGCTCTACCGGGATCCGGTGGTGCACGCGGAGCGCAGCCGGTACCAGGAGATCGTGCTCACCCGTTCGGTCGCCGAGACCGGCCACGCCGGCACCGACCTGCGGCTCTTCCTCAACGGCGACCTCCAGTTCAGCTCCGTCGACGAGTACCGCTACCACGAGGCACTGGTGCATCCGGTGCTCAACGGCCCGCGCGGCGAGGTGCTGGTGCTGGGCGCCGGGGACGGCCTCGCCGTACGCGAGCTGCTGCGCTACCCGGACGTCCGGCGGGTCACCGTGGTGGACCTGGACCCGGCGGTGGTGGCGCTGGCCCGCAGCGAGCCGCAGCTGCGCCGGCTCAACGCCGGGGCGCTCGACGATCCCCGGGTGCGGGTGGTGCACGCCGACGCGTTCGCCTGGCTGCGTACCGCCGCCGACCGGTTCGACGCGGTGGTGGCCGACCTGCCCGACCCGGACGAGACGGCCACCGCCAAGCTCTACACGGTCGAGTTCTACGCGCTGGTACGGGCGGTGCTCGCCGAGGGTGGCCGGCTGGTGGTGCAGTCCGGCTCGCCGTACTTCGCGCCCCGGTCTTACTGGTCGATCGAGGCGTCGCTGCGCGAGGCGGGCTTCGCGACCACGCCGTACCACGTGGACGTGCCGTCCTTCGGCGACTGGGGCTTCCTGCTCGCGGCCCCCGGGCCGACCGCGCCCGCCCTGGCCCTGCCGCCGGCCGCGCCCGCGCTGCGCTTCCTCGACGCGGCGACCCTCTCCGCCGCCGCCAACTTCCCGGCCGACCGCCGCCGGGTCGACGTGCCCGCCTCCACCCTGCTCCAGCCCCGGGTGCTCGAGTACGCCCGTGCGGAGTGGCGCGGCTACTGA
- the pyrE gene encoding orotate phosphoribosyltransferase, translating into MGDHDDLRKFITDLAVVHGRVVLSSGREADWYVDLRRVTLHHQAAPLVGRVMRDLTADWEYEAVGGLTLGADPVALSMVHAASDTDRPVDAFVVRKAGKTHGLQRRIEGPDVAGRRVLAVEDTSTTGGSVLTAVEALREVGAEIVGVAVIVDRGAGDAVRAAGLPYRAAFTLADLGLVA; encoded by the coding sequence ATGGGGGACCACGACGACCTGCGTAAATTCATCACTGACCTGGCTGTGGTCCACGGCCGGGTGGTGCTCTCCTCTGGCCGCGAGGCCGACTGGTACGTCGATCTACGTCGCGTTACGCTCCATCACCAGGCCGCTCCCTTGGTGGGGCGCGTGATGCGTGACCTGACGGCCGACTGGGAATACGAAGCGGTGGGCGGGTTGACCCTCGGCGCCGACCCGGTGGCGCTGTCGATGGTGCACGCCGCGTCCGACACCGATCGCCCCGTGGACGCGTTCGTGGTTCGCAAGGCGGGAAAGACGCACGGGCTCCAGCGTCGGATCGAAGGGCCGGACGTGGCCGGCCGGCGGGTATTGGCGGTGGAGGACACGTCCACCACCGGGGGAAGCGTGTTGACGGCGGTCGAGGCCCTTCGCGAGGTCGGGGCCGAGATCGTGGGTGTGGCGGTTATTGTTGATCGAGGCGCCGGCGACGCGGTGCGAGCCGCCGGATTGCCGTATCGGGCGGCCTTTACGTTGGCTGACCTCGGCCTTGTGGCGTAA
- a CDS encoding DUF350 domain-containing protein yields MQTLVTDLLVTLAYGAVGVLLMGIGYVLVDLATPGRLNQLIWTERNRNAALLLASNLAGVGIIVVAAIAASDDDFVLGIVGASAYGILGLVIMAAAFVLLDVATPGKLGEILVDQQPHPAVWVSAVVHLATGAIIAAAIS; encoded by the coding sequence GTGCAGACCCTCGTCACCGATCTGCTGGTCACCCTCGCCTACGGGGCGGTCGGTGTCCTGCTGATGGGTATCGGCTACGTCCTGGTGGACCTCGCCACCCCCGGCCGGCTGAACCAGCTGATCTGGACCGAGCGCAACCGCAACGCCGCGCTGCTGCTCGCCTCGAACCTGGCCGGCGTCGGCATCATCGTGGTCGCCGCGATCGCCGCCAGCGACGACGACTTCGTGCTCGGCATCGTCGGCGCGTCCGCGTACGGGATCCTCGGCCTGGTTATCATGGCGGCGGCGTTCGTACTGCTCGACGTGGCCACGCCGGGCAAACTCGGCGAGATCCTGGTCGACCAGCAGCCGCACCCGGCGGTCTGGGTCTCCGCCGTCGTGCACCTCGCCACCGGCGCGATCATCGCCGCCGCCATCAGCTGA